The region CTCTGTAAACAGGCTTCCGCAAAGCTCCCCTGTGTGCCGCCTTCTCTTCCGCTTTATACATCCGTGAAACGTACGCCTATTCTTCATCCTTCACCTTCCGTTATTCATTTCTTCAATTTTCTCAGCCTTCGCGTCGTCTTCCCCAAATCAAATTCCGAGTCCGTGCGCAGCGTAGGAGATGCAAAATTTATGTCGGCATATGTCCTTAAGAGCAAATCGATGCGCCGGAGTGTAACAGCTGCGCCTCCGGAGCGGCCAGCCCGTTATTCCTCCCACGTTTTATTCCGGCACCGTCATGGccatgccttcttttttttttttcgtctgccgCTTCTTCGCCTGCTTGCTTTCATCCGTAATATTATTTATATTTCTCCCTCTCGGCTGTGCCCCGTAAGTTTCTGTGTTTACCGGGCGTTGAAATTCCACTGCCGTCCTCCGGGACCTGTACTTTctctttgtttatttatttgtttacttttCTCATTGCACTTGCTTACCTTGCTAGCTGTCCCTGGATTCCGGGCTTCCGATTCTCGTAATGGCCCTGACTTTCCCGGTTTTAGTAGTCACGTCGTCACGCCTGACTTCTCCCAGATTTGCCGATTACGCACATTTCTccatccttttttttctctctctctctcgtatgaTACTCGCAAATCACGTATGCCCCtgtccttctttcttcctttttttaaagcaGGCTCCTGTACTCTTTGTTTCCCGCCTAACACTGTCAGATCAGGCTCACGGAAGTTGTCGTTTTGTCAACGGAGGCCCCCGCATACAAGTTCGCGCTGTCGTGTCGGAGACGTCACACAAATTGCATAGTACTAGTCGGGCACCCCATCGCGCTTTTCTGCGCGAACGGGTGACAGTGCTGTAGCCTATGTCGTTCACGGAGCGTGACACGAtggggagaagaaaaaaaacgcgcaAATGAAAACTGAGAAATCCAAATCCACAAGTTCGCGACACGAAAGTGGAACGACGTCCATTTGCGAAGAACGTTCCAGAGGAGTAGAAAAGCTAGAAAACGGAAAGACATGGCATTTCGCGAAACGACGGCCTTTCCTGTTCTTGCACGCGCAGTTTGAATAATAAGCACCCCGCGAGCAGGTGGCCCACGTGTTTTGATGGCCGCGGTGGATTCCCGGAGAATGTGGCTTCGTATGAGACGCAGGTGGCTCACTGGCGTTGAACGGCTTCCGTGCAATGCGGTAGTTTCGTCATTTCGTTCttacatttattttctttttagaAGAGCAAGGAGAAGTAGAATCGGATAGTACACGCCATGCTTGACTACGCCCATGATTGGAGGGTACGTTTAGTGGAGTCGTTTTGTTGCTTATGTCGTGCTCATCGGCTGTCAAAACGGAAAAGAAAGCAACTTTACCGCCTTCTTTCgttaagtttctttttttctcagttctttttttttttcgtcgtctgTTCTAGCTTCCTTTCAAGTTTTCTTGCGAAGCGTATTGCCATTCATTTGCCAGTTGAATGCATTTGCGGTAAGAGTGAAACCTCAAGGAGAAAACTTCTGAACACTCATGCAAAAACAGAAACAGAATTTCATTAAATTCATTGCAAATGATAGAAATGGTTCTCTTTCCCGAAAAGTTCCTTTCAGCTTGCAATCAAGGTTGCTCATCGCATAgactttttgctttctttctttcttttttttcgcatggAACGTCTATCAGTTCGGTCAGTATAGTACGGTCGCTTGCGAAgaccgcatgtaacgaaaacatgttatGCTATTATCGCTTAGATCGTTGCAACCGTACTACCCATGTGTCTTACTTTTTCATTAttgagttgaaaaaaaaagctcctACTCGATCATGCACGTGTAACGTGCACAGATGGCTTAGTCATGTGCCACGCATGACAGAATGGAAGCTAAATTTGGTGTCTCGCTCGGCATTGAGAGAGGCACAGCTCGGTAGTAACGTTTGTCGATTCAAGCGagagtggtcgcgtttgagagagctctcTCAGCCATAGTAGGTATATTTCCTCAAGATGGTCATCAGAAGTTATGAGGTCTACAAGAGTGCAATTAGTTGCACATGCAAGCAAACACTTGAAAGATGTGTTCTTAACTTCCAAATTAATTTTTCTGTCAAGTTTTCGCTAGATACTCAAGGTACCTCGCCTCGTCGCTCTCGACTGCCGAAATCGAGGTGCTGTCTTAATCACTGACGTTATGTGCAATAACAAACCGGACACTCGTCTGATTGACCtcccttagtttttttttttttttcattttggctcCCAGCTTTCCATCTATCTCTTAGGTGTGTTCATTGCTGCAAAGCTTCTACTTTATTAAACAGGGGGCCGAATCCACAAAGCTTTCACGAAGTGTCATTGTCATTAGGCGACCTCCTTCATTAATGACAGAATGTGCAGCATGAGGATTGATTTAAATTTTCCCTTACGAAAAATTCTGACGTAagagcttttttattatttttaagaGCCGTATTATTTTTTAATGCGGGCTCAGATGACTACTCTGGCTACCGTCACGAAAATTAATTTATTTAGTCTTTGGGAAGCCAGCAGACAATTTTCTAGGAAGTCTTGAGATTGTCTACATACAACCTGCACAGTTAAGCCGTTACGCGTTTAGACCGACTAACTTCTGTAGGCTTCCTTCAAACAAAGCGATCGAATATCAAAGACCTCCAATGAACCAAAGAAAATATACTTGTTAACGAGCTTCGTCTACAGTATATATAAAGCATTTATACAGCCAAAAGTAcaaatatatataataataacAAGTCTAGATAGAATCTACGACCTGTCTAAATTTATGCATACAGAAGCAACCATTCAAACGTGCCAAAATCTTGTATCCACCTACCCGATGCCGTCTTCCACCGTATGTGTGGTTGGGGTTCCCCGTCAGCCTGACAGTCGACGACCACCGAGTGACCAGTGACCGCTACTACATCCCTCGGCTCGGACCGCCAGCTCGGAGCCACTGCGAGACCGTATCGTCGTTGTTGCGTGCGACAGCGTCATGCATGCTatgaataattatttaattatttgattgattgatcgatcgatcgatcgatcgattgaaCCTTCCGCGTTAGCTTAGcgactatggcgttgcgctgctgagctcaaggtcgccaGTTCGATACCAGCCGTCGCAGGAGCATTTTTACGGGCGCGAAATGTAAAAATCCTACtgtgcttagatttaagtgcacgttaaagaaccccaggtgggcaagatttattcggagtcccccactacggcatgctccATACCCATGTCGTGTTTTTGGCCCGTAAAACACTAGAATGTTTGTAATCATTATTTGTTGATTGATTCCTGGTCTTTGAGGTTCCGAAGCAACACTATGGCTGTCAGATACGCCACTGTGGAGGACgatggaataattttgaccacttggggtgcTTTAACTTGCACCCCAGAGCCACATGCACGAGCGcgtcctttttttaattttttttaggcTCCATCGAAGCGTGGCCGCTGCAGTCACGAAtcgtacccgcgacctcgtggttggcagcagaatgccatagtcaCTGCGCCACCATGGCGGGCAGCATGTTAGGACATCCTCGGTGTTAGTGCCATTATAATTTGAATGTGGTAACCTTGAAGTCAGTTTATGATTGACGTATCAGTCTTCGTATTCGACAGCAAATGTTTTTTTACCACTGTCTGTAATAAGTGAAGGTGTTCCCCTCCTTCCGGCTGCTTGAAATATGCAGTTTGACTTGAGAGAAGAGCCAATAAAGCGTTGCGAGATGCCAGGATGCGCCAGTAACTTATACTGGTAGCCTTAATCTGGTCGCCAGCAGCGTTAATCTGGTAGAGTCGTAAAATGAGACAATTACGGAGCCGCGAAAATCAAAAACTCAGAAAAAATAACCTCCAGAAAAAGGAAGCCGTTTAGGCTATTGCTTTTAAAAATCATTATACTATCCATTATCACAAAATTTTTCAAAATGAATGTTGTTCAACATGTGATTCCGAAGAATAGACTACTTTGCGAGTTGGAAACTGTATACGGCATATATTTTCAAGCTCAATTACATAGCCAAGGTGTTGCGCTATTCAGGCTAAGATATCGCGGCTCGGAGTTTGCaccggccaaaaaaaaaaaatgaaagctgcgCAACAACAATATCTAGACCGTATTTACTGCCACGACGTGATATTAAGCACATTGTCGTTTCGCGAAGGACAATATTGCAATAGAAAACAATCAAATATAAACGAGACACGAGTCATTCTAACTCAATAATATAAACTTTGATATTGCCGGCTTATTTTCATTGCAGTGGTGTCCTCCCCAGGTTTGGTAGATTGTTTAATGAATTATATTATTGTCCGCAACAATAAATTATGTCATCAGGCGCATATAAAAAAATCAAAACGTCGCAAATCCGGAAACTGCTCTAAAACAACTCCACCTCGCTGAACAGTAAGTATCCTATCTCACAGAAATTTGGGTTTGCGATAGACATGTCAACAGATTGCTAACATTGAGCGTCGCATCACCTATATAGGCGCCAGAATTCCAGCTAAACAATAACTTAGAGGTATACAATGAAGAAGTTTTGATATTTTTCTAACGTTTGTGTACATCCCTTAGGTGACCGTGCTCATGTATAATCAAGTGACAACGCATGCCTGGGTATACTGCAATATCTGAGAATTAGAAAAGTTATGGAACTTTAGGCCTTCCGATTAGCATCCCGTTGTCAAAAACTGTCCATGAGACCTTAAATGCAGCTGCAGTGGCAGTACAATCATTGCCGGTTCCTCACACATAAAATTCATAGTATGACACTGTCGGCCGAGAACCGGCGTATTGAGCATTGTATGACCAATGACACTGTTAATCAATCAAGGGGGTTTTCACAAGTTTAACCAAAGTTCATACGAAAAATTAGGGCTTCTAGCGCGCACAAACTGATATTGATAATATGCACCGGTGCCGATGAACTCGCATCTCATTTATCGTACTGGCTTCAAGAACGCGATTCGATTTATCGATTGTTTCAAGAAGCGCAGAATACGAGTGCCGACCTTTGACCCTGAGCACGGCGCTGTAGGTGGCCGTCGCCCAGGCATTGGAGACGCGACAGGTGTAGTTGCCGTTGTCCTGCGACGACAAGGATTCCAGCGAAAGCGTGGACACAAACCCGTCCTGGCGAACGGGTCGCGTCAGTGGCGCGCCGTCTTTAAGCCACTCGATGACGATGGGCTGCTCGCCGGCGTGCACGAAGCAGCTCAGACCCGCGCGCATTCCCTCCTGCAGCTCGTCCAGCCACCGGAACGGCGTGATCTGCGGTCCGGCTGCAACCAGACGTCGAGAGGGGAGAAAGAGGAAGCTTTCATTTGAATTTGTAACTTAAACACAGTTTGGGTTGAGAggcgaaagaaaggagaaaggcaagaagAAGGTCAACCATAACGGAAAAACCGCTGTGCTACCCTACAACAAATGGTGGAAGTATATGCTATGATATGCAAAAAGCTGCCCTTCGACTCAGTACACGACAGGCTTACAAAGGCCTGACTAAACCATTCCGGTGGTCTGTAACCTTGACGATTAACATGCAAATACAACTGCATGCACTCGGATCTGcaccacacatacacacatacacacacgcacgcgcacgcacacgcacacgcacaaacacacacacacacacacacacgcacacgcacgcacgcacgcacgcacctacagacacacacacgcacgcacagacacacagacaCGAACACGGACACACTAACACACGGatgcggacgagcgctactataTCCCCCAACAGTTTATACATTCgacaaaccctccgatttctaAGATGAACCACAtgcaccagtgtcacgccccctTTCCCATGCTAGGTGATAAAAtcaaatctaaaaaagttaacaacACAACTATCTGCCTCAgacaacagagttcaaatagttcagttcggcactttgcaaaagaattgacgcttcgcttatacaaatagcTGAATTCTTCTGGATATAGACTGCTTCTAGAGCCGTGTAGTTCGAGCCgtgtacttttattgcgatagcaattatatggacacttcaaccggatttctgccgttggcgtcgccgtcgtcgccgtcgtcgtcgccgtcgccgtgaggttccctatagataaaatcttcgccgcgcgccgtatgcccgagcggaagcgtgcggggacgcgcgctatcacggagagcgaacgcactcaatctcccacgcgcaagcaaggaatcgggaagccagcgcccgtcgcttatctccacacggctctgacctttatgcgccgtgcattcgccgctcagtttccgttgaagcgatagaccgcacgtaccttcgcccgctgcggcggcgtatgcgcttgctgccagcgttttgacagtcgttgtctgcagtcattcagtgtgatctattcatgtttgtttgtgcgcgctcacaccacgcttgttcaatcagttagtaatagtcgggccacattttccaacgcacgctacacatgcaatgctgcccgggtcggcaatgcagcgctacaggtgtgtcccttcgcacgcgctgcccacgggaagcgcttctcatcaacaccaccgtttcacacgcgccttctcgtggccatcgagtctctcttcatgtcggtctacttacgccgcagcacacctgcttacttaatcagctcatgtttactacaattcatattgctaccaaagccgctcaccttacttcgtatgacattgctgtgttgctatcgcattcattgtttcacCCTTAgggacgaaactgtgacatttttttttagatttgcCTAAGACAGTGGGTAGTGTGCATAGATAGGGCCAGATAGCCCAATATTTTGGGTAAGAAAAGAATATACGAGAAAATTATTATGAAAATATGAAGCACTGTCAAAATATATAACGAAACGACGAAGCACTAACAGAGCAAGTCCATGTAtcactaaaaaaaataaagcaaactGCCCCTCTAGCCAGGCAAACTTTGACGTCACTGCCACCATGTGACAGAGAAAAAACACAGGTCACGTGCGACTTGACGTCCGAGTGTTGAAGCTCGCGTGTGCGAACACAGATGCCATTTCACGAgtccagactagagcactgcacgggccgattttttcagcccgggcccggaccgggcccgtttttacgttgggctacctgcccgagcccgaccgaaagttttatggcaagacccgggcccggcccgggcccggaaataatctacgttacccgcccggcccggcccgccacccctttaccttaggcccgagcccggcccgagaccgaaaaaggtcaccgagtggcattaaaaaataataataaagaagagaatgaaagtaaTATAtacttaaggcataaatacatgtcatatgcaatcatgaacaccatttgagcggtctgaacgcaaataccagcgcgcgaagtagtacgaatgaccctgccaagcagtagcgccagcagtttccaacggcgcgaccttgatgcggtccaatccacttctatcgcagcgccgccacagtatttttgcACGTCGGGCGCCCCACTGCAAATCATGCGCCGCCCCCAACCACTCGTCCCActtaaccgtattctagtacactctagctgaagcgcagccacgaccagtcgtgagcgcagtgcatggatggagtaaatggagaaagaaagcttctcgttcctccatggtgcagcttaatgcgctgctgctaggcggccggttgagaacatgcgtgcaatcatggatggacgcagtgccatatttcagccgcgtgatgaattatcttaccagtcatcgttttaccaaatcgcctttgaagaatcagcaagtggCGAACGCGCTGACACCGCGCTGaaaacattaattacattgatttaggtaaggaatacaatgacatcctttgatttgaggcgacttcggtctttctggacttttacattctcttGAAACAgagcaaaatacgacggaagaagaaaggAGAAGTACAcaagagtagcactgctagcttctagctgcgccggggcaacaggtttttcagagtcgaggcgcgcgaggataactcgctgccgGTTACATGCACACCgacagaaagcccgagcccggcccaggccggcgtcaaaatacccgagcccggcctgggtccgggtcaaaaagcacatgccatgctcgagcccggcccgagcccgtggaaaaaactgccctacccggcccggcccggcccgcgggccggcccgggctcgggctttcgggtaagcccgagcccgtgcagtgctctagtccataCTACACGTTTTGCGGGCTAGCGTGAAAAGCAACTGAATAGGATGACACTGCAGTTAGTCAGCTGTAAGAGTAATCTGAAAGCGGTGGTCATATCTTACTTCTGACAATGACCCGAACGAGTTGCTGAACAGATGTCCCATCCAGGCTTTCCACGACACAGGTGTACTCCCCTTGTTCCTTGGCCTTCGTGAGGGTCTCCAGCAGCAATGTGCCGTTGGGAAATACAGTTTGCCTCTGGTTTACGGGCAGTTCACTTCCGTCTGCAAAGTGAATCGGGAATtcagccaatgagagttttatgcGGTGACACACCAGAATCCGTCCGTGCTCATGCATTTCAAGTGTTTAGGTCGACCTCTCTCGATCGTAGTAGCATAACTTTTAATATTTGCCTGTATCAGATAGCACaatctactcgaaaaggcggacattgcGTGCAGgaatgagaaatcaaaatgctctTCCGGTTCACTGGTCTGCCGCTGGCCAAGTGTCTGCAACAACGAAGGGGAGCGGCGCGTACGTCCTCTGTCCGCTTCCGTCGCGCCGCCGTATATAGGCGCTTCAAATGTGTTTGCAATTTGTTTTCGTTCTTCTTTAAGCATGGGAATGCCTACCTTTGAACCAGCTGATCTTGTCGTACGGATATCCCCCGAAAGGGCACTGCAGCGCCAGCGAGTGTCCTTCGAGCGCCGTGGCGTTGTACGTGGGTCGCGTGAACAGCGGGCCCCGCACGTCCAGCCGAAAGAAGTGCGATGCTCGGCCCGCGACATTGCTCGCCACGCACTGGTAGTGTCCCGAGTCGGAAGTCTCCACCGACGTCCAGTTGAGGAAGCTAACCGCGTCACCGGTGGCCGAGTCGCCGGTCGACCAGAGACGCAATCCGCGGCCCACCTCCAGACACGGGCCACGCACCGTCCAGCGTCCAAGTGATCGAGGGCGCCGGGTCACCCGACGCCCGGCACCCTATGCTCGCGGGAGACTTGGGGCTCAGGCTAGTTGAGGTGCTGTACGTTCGCTCCATTCGTGGAGCCCGCTCTGAAAAAGGCGCATTTTCTAGAAGGCATAATTCGAGAACACGCCGTAGGGCCGTAATTATGACAGAGAGCATGCAACTGCATGACTTGACTCGTTGCACCAATGTGTTACGGGAAGATAGAGAAACGAAGAGAGGTCGGAGTGAGCTTGTGCGCTCTAACCTGTCACCTCTGTGCTGGGGAAATAGAAAAGGGAatggatggtgatgatgataagaaTGGTACGATGAATTCATGGTTGTTAACGCAGCAGATACTTAAAATCTTGAATCTAGTCGCGTGTTGCGCGGAAGTTGTACCATGGTTCTCACTGCTTGCTTAGAACATCTCGTTTGGGGCCACCAACCCAAAATAAAGTCATCCCAGAATGGTCTGACGTTGATCATTGCCAGCGAACAGGTCTGTTGCATGTTGGGTAAACGCAAGGTCAAAATGGGTATGCATCACACAACGCGAAGCTATACAACACTCAGCACTCGGGCTAACGTTTTCTCAGTTATGTTCACTGAATGTGTACTAAGCATGTCACTTTTACAGGCGCCATCAAACATTATATTTAGTGAATGTCTCGCAGAGTTCCGTACCTAATTGCCAAGGTCAGCCCGCCTACGGTTAAAGGAACGAGCAAAGCGATGCTTTCGAGCAGGGGTAAGGAGCAGGAGTGGACACCGGGCATCGAACCATCGACCAATCTATTCAAATGCTCACCCCCTACTACGATCTCCGCCGTGGCCTGCGCCGCCCTGCGTCCATCTCTGGAAGCCGCGAAGCACTGCAGCATGCCGCCCTGGTGCCGCGCCACTGCTGCGACGCGCACGAAACCACGCTCGAGCCGCTTGGAATCCCAGTGGAAGCGGCGACCCGTTCAGGCGCCACTCGAGCGACTCTTCGGCGCTGCTCGCGTTGCACTGGAATGACACCGAGTCACCGGCCTCGGCACGAACCAGTCGTGGACGGATGCTGAGGGTCAGCTCGCCTGCGGACACATGTGCCGAACAATAACGCACAAACGCAACTTGACATAGCTACGACCAGACGAGACAAGATTTTGTGCAAGTGTGCCTTTGTGGAATTCACCACGTCCCAAACTTCGCGTACACACGCGAGTGTTCCGATATCTTGTATGCTAAACGTTCAAAATTAAGGCCGCTACTTTTGGGgtcgtattcacaaagcttttccttCTGAAGTGTTCTTTGCCATTCGCCTGGCTGCCTTCGGTAATAATAAGTCCCGCATCACAATTGGCTGGAAGTTGCTTTAGCGAACAATTCAGTCTTAaggctttttgtgaatacggacttTGGCACAGCACATCAAAAACATTCAGATCTAGGAGCCATGAGCCTACAAAAGGGCCTAGACTGGGACCGTAGTTCCTAAAGAACTAATAAATGTTATTATGTACAgggaaagccttagatggctcatgggtcgaaaaattgaCTGTCCGGCGTTATGgtaccaaaattcaatggcaccaaaatttaTGGTGCCACCATGGATGGTCGAACCCATATGACCATTGGCGGGAGTCGAAACCACGATCATTgctgttaaggcgaagttaattaagctATAGTTAATTAAAGcacccgaacccacgaccttggtgTTGATTAAGGCGAATTAAGTAAATTAAGGCatagttaattaagatacagttCATTAAGacactcgaatccacgacctttggtgttatttAGGGTGAGGTTAATTAAGATACGGGTAATTacggtagagttaattaaggcactcgaatccacgacgttttctgggagaaaacaagtaataggaaatAACAACGCATACGAataagaatgtcaagtaatttaattaatgtctcgtgagcgcgcaggccatcgccttcatcctctttagcgtatgcgaAAGTGACTGCCAACTTTTTTCTTCATTACTACATGAAATGTAAACGCACCCTTCTAGTGCACCATGTACCCTTACATCACTTTTACCACTAGCTCGCAGCAGAGTTTCTCGCgttctgcattttctttcttctttttctgagtAGCGtctgttaacctccctgcctttcccttatgaccgCTCTCTCTCTCAAACAAACGTACTTAATTTCCTCTTTCTGGGCTTCATTGCCTTCATAGGGCTTCAACAGGCACACACTTCGCTCGTGCCAAAGCCGGCAAACTCCTTGCGACGTTCGGCGCGTGGGTCACGTGCCAGTTTCTAGCATTCTTCCCTCGTGGCAGTTAGCACTCTGAGACGCTGTGATAGACCGTACCggcttcgggatcggcccacattctgcAGCAACTAACCCTATGTAGAATCTGTGCGACATCGTACCGCCTTCATTATCAGCCCAAGTAGAAGACATTTTGGTGTTTCTTCGCCGAAGTACAAACGTCGTCATCGTTTTAAGATAAACCGCATGACACATACATACGCAGTACTGCACGTATCACCCTTAGTCGCAGATGACATTTCAATTAatgtttctctcgctttcttaCGTCTAGTATCTAAGTAGGAGGacgaggaaagagagagagagagggcagggatgttaaccagaaatgtgCCTGGTCGGCTACCCTGTACTATGGGGAACGAGAAAGAGGGAACAGAAAGAGAGAAACCAACAATAGGCATGTCGTAAACTGGCGTCGAACGGTTGGAGTAGAAATCATAGCTTCATCCTCATACGACAGTTGACACCATCGTCATCTTTATCGCTGCTGTCGTTACACACAAGCTTGCGTCCCACACGCAGGTGTTCGACTTGTACAAACACGTCAGTCCACCTAGCGACAACGCTTCGCAGAACCCCAAACTATGCTGGATAACCAGCTGCCTGCAATTCGCCTCGAATAACACCGATGCCCACAGTGCAGGTGATCTGCATGATTTGTTTCCTTTGGTCTCGTGCATCACAAGGCCTGCAACGCCACTGGTAGCGCTGCTCATCCAGCCAGTGTTCGAAGACGGcttcagcgcaacgctaaaccttgctatcgttTTCAACGATTCGCCGTCGGGCCAAACAGACATTTTCGTTTCGCTTCTACTTAACTATTCTCCCTTGGCTTTCTCGCGCAAATCCGAGGGCGTAGATGGCGTCCTCCGCCAAGCACAGTTCATGGTTGGGCAGCATCGAACTCGTAGTGCTCGGAAGAGAGAAGAGAATGTTTAATCAGCACTGGGCCAACATGCGCTATTCAATACTGCCACAGGTGGCTCTCACTCGTGTCTGTTCGTTCGTTGTGAGCCCGAGCCATCGCATTccaggctttgttttgtttgCCCTGCCAAAAGTAGTCCACCGATCCGTTCTGCTGTATGGGGAAACCAAATAAAAGAGTTTTGTTAACTTAATCCAGCATCAAACAAAAAATTACAGAATATGCCGTGGCCTTAGCGAATGGTTCTTCGGAGGCGCGAATTTGCAGGAGAGCCAGGCGGATTCGGATATTGTTCCCAGCACAATGGCGCTGTCATACAAAGAGCCCCACACCTTGGTCGcatgtcttctttcttttttttttcttcctttctttacttattcatttatttatttattccagcttgtttatttatttttttagccGATGGAGGAAATGAAGGCAGAGCTGAAGTTCAACATGAGAATCATGGTTTATTATAATGTGGTTATGGGAGGGGGGAATTTGGTGCTCTTCTATGACAACCAATGGGAGGTAAGGCAAGGCTCTTTCATCTAGCGCGCGCAAATAAGAATATTTGCGCGTGCTAGCTGAAAGGACAGCTACAGGTCACTGGCGCTTAATGTGTCGCATATATTAATAAAGATGGCTCAACGCGGGGACTACAGTATAACCTTTTTTTTCGCGTGTTCGTTTCGTTTAAGCAAACGAAAAGCGTCTGGAAGAGATGCAAATTGCCTCGGTGCCGTGATTGGAATATGTGACGGACTGATGTCAAGTTGTCACAGGCTTTaccagagagagagggagggagagctTCACATCTGAGAGGTAGGCTTGAATCGTAAAAGTGGCTCAGCATTGGGAAGATAACTGGGAGTAATAGGAGAAAATAAATGGGATGATGAGGGCGAGAATTGAATGCACATAAGCCACGAAGTCACAACGCAGTAGCATTACGTTAGCGAGGGCCACATTACAGGCTCATAGAATGAGAACAATGGCCAGTGTGTTCACCTATACACCACCGCATTGGTATAGCGTTCCTGTGAACGACACCTCTAATAAGCCTTAAAACACGGGATATCCGTGCGCTGGTCGCAAAGAGTAACGAAAGTTACCTTTCCGGAATGAACTGTCTGTCTTTCCAACGAATATCGACGCTTGCTCTTCAAACATTCACAAGCGGTATCAGTGAACACACCAGACATGCAGACGTGATCGAGGAGAGAAAACATCTATAACCGAAGAGCTTAAGAAGTAAG is a window of Dermacentor silvarum isolate Dsil-2018 chromosome 4, BIME_Dsil_1.4, whole genome shotgun sequence DNA encoding:
- the LOC125944686 gene encoding Down syndrome cell adhesion molecule-like; the protein is MLQCFAASRDGRRAAQATAEIVVGERAPRMERTYSTSTSLSPKSPASIGCRASGDPAPSITWTLDGAWPVSGGGPRIASLVDRRLGHR